From a region of the Alnus glutinosa chromosome 1, dhAlnGlut1.1, whole genome shotgun sequence genome:
- the LOC133869014 gene encoding uncharacterized protein LOC133869014 yields MPRTGQPSQEMEGADVPEALHEWQQIQSPPPQNSPTVHQSGVGWEMADVGDNHLNPNDDCSIFPEGLQIPVPELQAPEDPDSQGDEEENQRPQGGYDQIRRCWRVRFEIMRAAVFRVASSFRNTAVCTGGFWSIASVTGVVAAVLLSFLYVRVRRWRQKVHQESKDRFVFLIREKDEKINQLLLHIAQMNEVVSARRRVPVFRIG; encoded by the exons ATGCCTCGTACTGGGCAGCCATCCCAAGAAATGGAGGGTGCCGATGTTCCCGAAGCCTTGCATGAATGGCAGCAAATCCAGTCCCCACCTCCCCAAAACTCTCCCACAGTGCACCAATCCGGTGTGGGATGGGAGATGGCGGATGTCGGAGACAACCACCTCAACCCCAACGATGACTGCTCAATCTTCCCGGAAGGCCTACAAATCCCCGTTCCGGAACTTCAAGCCCCAGAAGACCCAGACTCTCAAGGTGATGAGGAGGAAAATCAAAGGCCCCAGGGGGGATATGATCAGATACGGAGGTGTTGGAGGGTGCGGTTTGAGATTATGAGGGCCGCGGTCTTCCGGGTGGCCTCTAGCTTTCGTAACACTGCGGTGTGCACCGGGGGGTTTTGGTCCATTGCGTCGGTGACCGGAGTGGTTGCGGCGGTGTTGCTGTCATTCTTGTACGTAAGGGTGCGACGGTGGCGTCAAAAAGTCCACCAAGAGAGCAAGGATCGTTTTGTTTTTCTCATCAGAGAAAAAGACGAG AAGATCAACCAGCTCTTGCTCCACATAGCACAAATGAATGAAGTAGTATCAGCACGCCGCAGGGTTCCTGTGTTCAGAATTGGTTGA